A region from the Streptomyces sp. 3214.6 genome encodes:
- a CDS encoding LamG-like jellyroll fold domain-containing protein has protein sequence MNMYGGRRRLRAAGVVLSAAIVLAASASGGALAATGERAADTPAAKSGESAKSAGTAAADGSATAAGADGAGGGEDAKALAKAARTGKPVEITSMRGESSEVYATPEGHLEAREHLRPVRTRVDGAWRAIDTTLARGANGTVAPKATTVGLTFSGGGSAPLVRMMKNGRELALSWPGNLPSPELKGNTVTYPNVLPGVDLRMTAQQDGFTQLLVVKSAEAAASSELSALRLKLDADGMRVEETRDGGLAAIDKGAGSAVFEAPRPVMWDSSTKARDTATPSQSTTGKAKASPGNSKRSAAAAAGTDATTAPTASGTNASAAPAAPPASAAAGPAVSDADEADDSETVAAESANMAPVGVDVPAAQDALVLTPDQDVLKGKDTVYPVFIDPQWYSPKASAWTMASKYWASSPQWKFNGDPDAGLGYCNWSYCAPNDTKRLFYRIPTSKFADRTVLQAEFVVRNTWSASCSARSVELWRTKDISSSTTWNSQNASGFWIDHLRSASFAYGYTGCAAKDAEFDVKSAVQQAADKKWSTMTFGMKAASETDGYAWKRFSDDAYLRVQYNRPPPQVKTSQLTMEYGGSCKAAAGAARVRTLGKIYANDVTDPDGDTVSVQFAASWDTGDGKGVITRWKAALTTAKKSGSDFVITLPSSIPTNKTVNWYVRSYDGAQYSPWSSTGATGCYFVYDTSVPKAPAIASAIYPASNPEDPEDPWYDGVGQYGNFVITGAVSDVTKYWFGLNGDPVSANTVTTSGGAAKTVPVLPLKPGLNTFTARSFDTAGNASEIRTYQFRVKSGQLERADWSMDEAAGATQAAGTAPEQTAPLHGGPTPGVEGKFGKAVQFDGVDDYAATDIATINTDVSFSVSAWVKLSAMPSGSAVVASQRGNNKPGFELSYSKSNDRWVYTQYGADTATGAPVQAMQAAAGGVKAGEWTHLVGIYSASEKLLKLYVNGASAGTAAFSTPWNARRGMVIGAGLPGGAPASFFPGAIDEVKTFEKPLTTAEVSSLYSSNTSGGRPARMVFHMEDTAEATALSGRADVNPAVLKGGATTGAAGVDGNALTLDGTDDYAITGSPHVNTSYSFAVSAWVKLSKTKPTHAATVASQIGNVVTGPELYYSSSNDRWAFNQHSADTADSTVARAMQPTGTTAYGGEWTHLVGVQDTVAHTLSLYVNGTLAGTAVLPATWYAGGAVQFGASAFQGVPTSFFPGQIDDVRLFDRPVSAGEVQQLFKQRAVVKGRWKFETATGTPLTSPDASVSGNAMTLYNGAQAGSGGVEAGSGGVDGTVTLDGTDDYAAASVVPVDTSASFTVSAFVQAAATPTSPVTVLSAPGAKKSAFAVRYEPSATPATDPGRWRIATADSDSDSAAVSDIGNGMFYSPTDWNHLALVYDGFSKEVRLYVNGELQETACADADDDGVQDDASCTDTVSWSDDVLTYKAAKTLQLGRDTTGTTSGQYFPGSLSDVWVFQGALTETQIDYLVLGTPGVETTVPSGD, from the coding sequence ATGAATATGTACGGGGGGAGACGCCGGCTGCGCGCAGCCGGCGTGGTGCTCTCCGCTGCCATCGTGCTGGCGGCGAGTGCATCCGGCGGCGCCCTGGCGGCGACCGGTGAGAGAGCGGCCGACACGCCGGCCGCGAAGTCCGGCGAGTCTGCAAAGTCCGCCGGCACCGCCGCGGCCGACGGGTCGGCCACGGCCGCCGGAGCCGACGGAGCGGGCGGGGGCGAAGACGCCAAGGCGCTGGCGAAGGCCGCGCGCACGGGCAAGCCCGTGGAGATCACCTCGATGCGAGGTGAGAGCAGCGAGGTGTACGCCACGCCCGAGGGGCACCTGGAGGCGCGGGAGCATCTGCGTCCGGTGCGCACCCGGGTGGACGGGGCGTGGCGGGCCATCGACACCACGCTGGCCCGCGGCGCGAACGGAACGGTGGCGCCCAAGGCGACGACGGTCGGTCTGACGTTCTCGGGCGGCGGTTCGGCCCCATTGGTGCGGATGATGAAGAACGGCCGTGAACTGGCGCTGTCCTGGCCCGGAAACCTGCCCTCACCGGAGCTGAAGGGGAACACCGTCACGTACCCGAACGTGCTGCCAGGCGTCGACCTGCGGATGACAGCGCAACAGGACGGTTTCACCCAGCTCCTGGTCGTCAAGTCGGCCGAAGCAGCGGCGAGTTCGGAACTGAGTGCCCTGCGTCTGAAGCTGGACGCTGACGGCATGCGGGTCGAGGAGACCCGTGACGGCGGTCTGGCGGCGATCGACAAGGGTGCCGGAAGCGCGGTCTTCGAGGCCCCTCGCCCCGTGATGTGGGACTCGAGCACCAAGGCGCGCGATACCGCGACGCCCTCGCAGTCCACCACCGGAAAAGCCAAGGCGTCGCCTGGCAACTCGAAGCGCTCGGCGGCCGCGGCCGCAGGCACCGACGCCACGACGGCTCCAACCGCCTCCGGCACCAATGCCTCGGCCGCGCCTGCCGCCCCTCCCGCCTCCGCGGCCGCAGGCCCCGCTGTCTCTGACGCGGATGAGGCCGATGACTCCGAAACCGTGGCAGCGGAGTCCGCGAACATGGCGCCGGTCGGGGTGGACGTCCCCGCCGCGCAGGACGCGCTGGTGCTGACGCCGGACCAAGATGTACTCAAGGGCAAGGACACGGTGTATCCCGTGTTCATCGACCCCCAGTGGTACTCCCCGAAGGCCTCGGCGTGGACGATGGCCTCCAAGTACTGGGCGTCGTCGCCGCAGTGGAAGTTCAACGGCGACCCGGACGCGGGCCTCGGCTACTGCAACTGGTCCTACTGCGCGCCGAACGACACCAAGCGGCTCTTCTACCGCATCCCGACGTCGAAGTTCGCCGACCGGACCGTGCTGCAGGCGGAGTTCGTGGTCCGCAACACCTGGTCGGCGTCCTGTTCGGCCCGGAGCGTGGAGCTGTGGCGCACCAAAGACATCTCCTCCTCGACGACGTGGAACTCGCAGAACGCGTCCGGCTTCTGGATCGATCACCTCAGGAGCGCGTCCTTCGCTTATGGGTACACCGGCTGCGCGGCGAAAGACGCGGAGTTCGACGTGAAGTCCGCGGTGCAGCAGGCGGCGGACAAGAAGTGGTCGACGATGACCTTCGGCATGAAGGCCGCGAGCGAGACCGACGGATACGCGTGGAAGCGGTTCTCGGACGACGCCTATCTGCGAGTGCAATACAACCGTCCGCCGCCGCAGGTCAAGACGTCGCAGCTGACGATGGAGTACGGCGGATCGTGCAAGGCTGCCGCCGGCGCCGCGCGGGTGCGCACCCTGGGCAAGATTTACGCGAACGACGTCACCGACCCCGACGGCGACACTGTCTCCGTACAGTTCGCGGCCAGCTGGGACACCGGTGACGGCAAGGGCGTGATCACCCGCTGGAAGGCTGCTCTGACGACGGCGAAGAAGTCCGGATCCGACTTCGTGATCACCCTGCCGTCCTCGATCCCCACCAACAAGACGGTGAACTGGTACGTCCGCTCCTACGACGGCGCCCAGTACTCCCCGTGGTCGTCCACGGGCGCCACCGGCTGCTACTTCGTGTACGACACCAGCGTGCCGAAGGCGCCTGCCATCGCCTCCGCCATTTACCCGGCGTCGAACCCCGAGGACCCCGAGGACCCCTGGTACGACGGAGTGGGCCAGTACGGCAACTTCGTGATCACCGGCGCCGTCTCCGACGTGACGAAGTACTGGTTCGGCCTCAACGGCGACCCGGTCTCCGCCAACACCGTCACCACCTCGGGCGGAGCGGCCAAGACCGTGCCCGTACTGCCGCTCAAGCCGGGCCTCAACACCTTCACCGCACGGTCCTTCGACACCGCCGGCAACGCCTCCGAGATCCGCACCTACCAGTTCCGGGTCAAGTCGGGACAGCTGGAGCGCGCCGACTGGTCGATGGACGAGGCGGCCGGCGCCACCCAGGCGGCGGGCACCGCACCCGAACAGACCGCCCCCCTGCACGGCGGCCCGACGCCGGGCGTGGAGGGCAAGTTCGGCAAGGCGGTGCAGTTCGACGGCGTCGACGACTACGCCGCCACCGACATCGCCACCATCAACACCGACGTCAGCTTCTCGGTGTCCGCCTGGGTGAAGCTGTCCGCCATGCCGTCCGGGTCGGCGGTCGTCGCCTCCCAGCGGGGCAACAACAAGCCGGGCTTCGAGCTGTCCTACTCCAAGAGCAACGACCGCTGGGTGTACACCCAGTACGGTGCCGACACCGCCACCGGCGCCCCCGTCCAGGCCATGCAGGCCGCAGCGGGAGGAGTCAAAGCGGGCGAGTGGACCCATCTGGTCGGCATCTACTCCGCCAGTGAGAAGCTGCTGAAGCTGTACGTCAACGGCGCGTCGGCCGGAACCGCGGCCTTCAGCACGCCATGGAACGCACGGCGCGGCATGGTGATCGGAGCCGGCCTCCCCGGCGGCGCGCCCGCTTCGTTCTTCCCCGGCGCCATCGACGAGGTGAAGACCTTCGAGAAGCCGCTGACGACCGCCGAGGTGTCGAGCCTCTACAGCTCGAACACGAGCGGCGGCCGCCCGGCCCGCATGGTGTTTCACATGGAGGACACCGCCGAGGCGACCGCGCTGAGCGGCCGGGCGGATGTGAACCCCGCGGTCCTCAAGGGCGGCGCCACGACCGGAGCCGCCGGGGTGGACGGCAACGCACTGACCCTGGACGGCACCGACGATTACGCCATCACGGGCAGCCCGCACGTCAACACCTCGTACAGCTTCGCCGTATCGGCCTGGGTGAAGCTGTCGAAGACCAAGCCGACCCATGCCGCGACCGTCGCCTCGCAGATCGGGAACGTGGTGACGGGGCCGGAGCTGTACTACTCCAGCTCCAATGACCGGTGGGCGTTCAACCAGCACAGCGCCGACACCGCCGACTCCACTGTGGCGCGGGCCATGCAGCCCACGGGCACGACTGCCTATGGCGGTGAGTGGACGCATCTGGTGGGCGTGCAGGACACCGTGGCCCACACGCTCTCGCTGTACGTCAACGGGACCCTGGCCGGCACCGCCGTCCTGCCCGCGACCTGGTACGCCGGAGGCGCGGTGCAGTTCGGCGCCAGCGCGTTCCAGGGCGTGCCCACCTCGTTCTTCCCCGGCCAGATCGACGACGTGCGGCTGTTCGACCGGCCGGTGTCGGCCGGTGAGGTGCAGCAGTTGTTCAAGCAGCGCGCGGTGGTCAAGGGCCGCTGGAAGTTCGAGACGGCCACCGGCACCCCGCTGACCTCCCCCGATGCCTCGGTCTCCGGCAACGCCATGACCCTCTACAACGGCGCCCAGGCCGGCTCGGGCGGGGTCGAAGCCGGCTCGGGCGGGGTCGACGGCACAGTCACCCTCGACGGCACGGACGACTACGCGGCAGCCTCCGTGGTTCCGGTCGACACCAGCGCCAGCTTCACCGTCAGCGCCTTCGTCCAGGCGGCCGCCACTCCGACGAGTCCGGTCACGGTCTTGAGTGCTCCGGGCGCCAAGAAGAGCGCGTTCGCGGTGCGGTACGAGCCCAGTGCCACTCCGGCCACCGATCCGGGCCGCTGGCGGATCGCCACGGCCGACTCCGACAGCGACTCGGCCGCCGTCTCCGACATCGGCAACGGCATGTTCTACAGCCCCACCGACTGGAACCACCTGGCACTGGTCTACGACGGCTTCTCCAAGGAGGTCCGCCTCTACGTCAACGGCGAGCTCCAGGAGACCGCCTGCGCCGACGCCGACGACGACGGGGTGCAGGACGACGCGAGCTGCACCGACACCGTCTCGTGGTCCGACGACGTGCTGACCTACAAGGCCGCCAAGACCCTGCAGCTCGGCCGGGACACCACCGGGACCACGTCCGGTCAGTACTTCCCCGGCTCGCTCTCCGACGTGTGGGTCTTCCAGGGCGCGCTGACCGAGACCCAGATCGACTACCTCGTCCTCGGCACGCCGGGCGTGGAGACCACCGTCCCCAGCGGCGACTGA